The proteins below come from a single Eucalyptus grandis isolate ANBG69807.140 chromosome 3, ASM1654582v1, whole genome shotgun sequence genomic window:
- the LOC120291665 gene encoding anthocyanidin 3-O-glucosyltransferase-like: MSSEKHVAILAFPFGSHPWPLANLLLRLATVASDVHFSFLNTAKSNGVIFPLPSRAELPSNVRVYDVSDGLQDGHREATKHPREHVELFLKAAPESFGAAVDAAEQDVKKKVSCFLTDALVIFASEMAEKMQVPWVALWVPAPPCLAAHVYIDVISELRRESSGDGTSTDDGNDDDKSLDVIPGLSMMRTSDLPKQLIDDQDTSRSACMLREVSGPKIQVQDAPPSRVSHCVIPPAATAIELRL; encoded by the exons ATGTCGTCAGAAAAACACGTCGCCATCCTTGCCTTCCCGTTCGGCAGCCACCCTTGGCCTCTCGCCAACCTGCTCCTTAGGCTCGCCACCGTCGCCTCGGATGTCCACTTCTCTTTCTTGAACACGGCCAAGTCCAACGGGGTCATCTTCCCTCTACCGTCAAGAGCCGAGCTACCCAGCAACGTCCGAGTCTATGACGTTAGCGATGGCTTGCAGGATGGCCACCGTGAGGCGACAAAGCATCCGAGAGAACACGTGGAGTTGTTCCTAAAAGCGGCGCCCGAGAGTTTTGGAGCGGCTGTTGACGCTGCAGAGCAAGACGTGAAGAAGAAGGTGAGTTGTTTTCTGACTGACGCTCTCGTGATTTTCGCAAGCGAAATGGCAGAGAAAATGCAAGTTCCCTGGGTAGCCCTCTGGGTCCCCGCTCCGCCTTGTTTAGCAGCGCATGTGTACATTGACGTCATAAGTGAGCTCCGTCGTGAATCCTCTGGCGATGGCACCTCCACCGATGACGGCAACGACGACGACAAGAGCCTCGACGTAATTCCAGGATTATCTATGATGCGCACTTCGGATTTACCTAAGCAGCTAATTGATGATCAGGACACATCAAGGAGCGCATGCATGCTGCGCGAGGTGAG CGGACCTAAAATCCAAGTTCAAGATGCTCCTCCAAGTAGGGTGTCTCACTGTGTCATTCCCCCCGCCGCCACTGCCATCGAGCTACGCCTCTGA
- the LOC120291264 gene encoding anthocyanidin 3-O-glucosyltransferase UFGT-like, producing the protein MPSPSEISALGEALESTKTPFLWSIKEHVMAYLPKGLQERTRAYGKFVPWAPQGQVLSHPACGVYVTHCGYNSVFESVAGGVPMVCKPFWADNMMNGRMIEEVWGIGVKVEGGTITKSGMEKALEVVLRGEDGKEMRKKVGELRERLVEAAGPDGSAEADFKVLVELISTS; encoded by the coding sequence ATGCCGTCGCCAAGTGAGATATCGGCTCTTGGGGAAGCTTTAGAGTCTACTAAGACCCCATTTCTATGGTCCATCAAGGAACACGTGATGGCATACTTGCCCAAGGGGCTTCAGGAGCGGACAAGAGCATATGGGAAATTCGTCCCATGGGCTCCGCAGGGTCAGGTGCTGAGCCACCCGGCGTGCGGGGTCTATGTGACGCACTGTGGGTACAACTCGGTGTTCGAGAGCGTGGCGGGTGGCGTGCCGATGGTGTGCAAGCCATTCTGGGCGGATAACATGATGAATGGGAGGATGATAGAGGAAGTGTGGGGGATTGGAGTGAAAGTAGAAGGTGGGACCATAACGAAGAGCGGGATGGAGAAGGCATTGGAGGTGGTGTTGAGGGGTGAGGATGGGAAGGAAATGAGGAAGAAGGTTGGTGAGTTGAGGGAGAGATTGGTGGAGGCAGCTGGACCTGATGGGAGTGCTGAGGCCGATTTCAAGGTCCTTGTGGAGCTCATCTCCACTTCATGA